From Cheilinus undulatus linkage group 18, ASM1832078v1, whole genome shotgun sequence, the proteins below share one genomic window:
- the dmac2l gene encoding ATP synthase subunit s, mitochondrial, translating into MRLLSKAVQSAVGQKEWSRRHFWGWLNAVFNKVDYERIKAVGPDRAAAEWLLRCGAKVRFQGFDRWHIDYNALPTGPLGRYKIQGIDATESCIMYRGFDHLDGLKFLEEIKLNKCIYIEDTCLERLSSIANLQESVYMMEVVSCGNVTDKGIIALHRLKNLEYLFLSDLPGISDRKTTIERLQTALPRLEIALDLD; encoded by the exons ATGAGACTTTTATCGAAGGCGGTGCAGTCTGCTGTAGGTCAGAAGGAGTGGAGCCGCAGACACTTCTGGGGCTGGCTTAATGCAGTCTTCAACAA GGTCGACTATGAGAGAATTAAAGCCGTAGGTCCAGACCGAGCTGCGGCCGAGTGGCTCCTGAGATGTGGGGCCAAAGTGAGGTTTCAGGGTTTTGACCGCTGGCACATCGACTACAACGCACTGCCAACAGGGCCTCTGGGAAGATACAAGATCCAGGGCATCGACGCCACAGAGTCCTGCATCATGTACCGAGGGTTTGACCACCTGG aTGGTTTGAAATTCTTGGAGGAAATAAAGCTTAACAAATGCATCTACATCGAGGACACGTGTCTGGAGAGGCTGAGTTCCATAGCGAACCTGCAGGAGAGTGTGTACATGATGGAGGTGGTGTCGTGTGGAAATGTCACCGATAAGGGGATCATCGCTCTGCACAGACTCAA AAATCTGGAGTATCTGTTTCTCAGCGATCTTCCTGGCATCAGCGACAGAAAAACGACAATCGAACGACTTCAGACGGCGCTGCCACGCCTGGAGATAGCACTGGATTTGGACTGA
- the cdkl1 gene encoding cyclin-dependent kinase-like 1, translating to MEKYEKMGKIGEGSYGVVFKCRNKDTGQIVAIKKFVESEDDPIIRKIALREIRMLKQLKHANLVNLIEVFRRKRKLHLVFEYCDHTVLNELDRHPRGVPEQLVKSITWQTLQAVNFCHKQNCIHRDVKPENILITKHQVIKLCDFGFARILTGPCDYYTDYVATRWYRAPELLVGDTQYGPPVDVWAIGCVFAELLSGIPLWPGKSDMDQLYLIRKTLGDLIPRHQQVFSNNQFFCGVSIPEPQEKEPLEQKYPNLSHQALSIMKGCLRMDPSERLTCEQLLQQPYFDSLREKSESSSREQERMSNKRTRFPRKHLPAGYLPQLTGSSIFPAVDNKRYYNNLRKFNYHLPNI from the exons ATGGAGAAGTACGAGAAGATGGGGAAGATTGGAGAGGGCTCGTACGGCGTCGTCTTCAAGTGCAGGAACAAAGACACGGGGCAGATCGTCGCCATCAAGAAGTTTGTGGAGTCTGAGGACGACCCGATCATCAGGAAGATCGCTCTGAGGGAGATCAGGATGCTCAAG caacTCAAACACGCCAACCTGGTGAATCTGATCGAGGTGTTTCGGCGTAAACGGAAGCTCCACCTGGTGTTCGAGTACTGCGACCACACCGTCCTCAACGAGCTGGACCGCCATCCCAGAGG GGTCCCGGAGCAGCTGGTGAAGAGTATAACCTGGCAGACTCTTCAGGCCGTAAACTTCTGTCACAAACAAAAT tgcATCCACCGAGACGTCAAGCCAGAAAACATCCTCATCACTAAACACCAAGTCATCAAACTCTGTGACTTTGGCTTTGCCAGGATCCTCA CTGGTCCCTGTGACTACTACACAGACTACGTGGCCACTCGTTGGTACCGGGCCCCTGAGCTGCTGGTGGGAGACACTCAGTACGGCCCCCCGGTGGACGTCTGGGCCATCGGTTGTGTGTTTGCTGAGCTGCTGTCGGGGATTCCTCTGTGGCCCGGGAAGTCTGACATGGACCAGCTGTACCTGATCAGAAAGACTCTGG GAGACCTGATCCCTCGCCACCAGCAGGTTTTCAGCAACAACCAGTTCTTCTGCGGCGTTTCCATCCCAGAGCCACAAGAGAAG GAGCCTTTGGAGCAGAAATATCCAAATCTGTCTCATCAAGCTCTGAGTATCATGAAG GGTTGTCTGAGGATGGACCCGTCCGAGCGGCTCACCTGTGAGCAGCTGCTCCAGCAGCCGTACTTCGACTCCCTGAGAGAGAAGAGCGAGAGCTCGTCCAGGGAGCAGGAGCGCATGAGCAACAAGAGGACACGATTCCCTCGGAAACACCTTCCTGCAGGG TATCTCCCCCAGCTGACCGGCAGCAGCATCTTCCCAGCTGTGGACAATAAACGATACTACAACAACCTGCGCAAGTTCAACTATCACCTCCCCAACATCTAA